The segment GGGCAAGAACCAACGGGAGGTGCGCGCCGTCGCAGGTGTCGACCTCGACATCGCCGAGGGGGAGGTCGTCGGCTTCCTCGGCCCCAACGGTGCGGGCAAGACCACCACGCTCCGGATGCTGACCACGCTGCTGCGACCGACCGCGGGCACCGCGACCGTCAACGGTTTCGACGTCGTCACCGAATCGGTGCAGGTCCGACGCAGCATCGGGTACGTCTCCCAGATGGGGTCGACGTTCTCCCAGGCACTCGCCGGCGACGAGGTGGCCGACCACGGCCAGCTCTACGGCATGAGTCGCCGGGACGCCGTCGCCCGTGGCAAGGAGCTGTTCTCGCAGCTGCAGCTCGACGGCCTGTGGGATCGGATGCCGAAGAACATGTCCGGCGGCCAGCGCCGTCGCCTCGACATCGCGATGGGCCTCATCCACGATCCGACGCTGGTCTTCCTGGACGAGCCGACCACCGGCCTCGACCCGCAGGCCCGCGCCAACCTGTGGGAGCACATCGCCAAGCTGCGGACCGAGCGCGGCGCGACGGTCTTCCTGACCACCCACTACCTCGACGAGGCCGATGCCCTGTCCGATCGGATCATCATCATCGACAACGGCGTCATCGTCGCCGCGGATACCCCGGAGAACCTGAAGTCGCAGGTCTCCGGCGACCTGGTGCACCTGGAGTTCACGGCGGCCGGGCCGGTGGCGCACGCCGCGCAGCGGCTGGAACAGGTCGGTGCCACAGAGATCGAGGCGGCGGGGTTCGGCGTCCGCGCCCGGCTGCGGGGCTCGGCGAAGGTGATCCCCGGGCTGCTGCGCGACCTCGAATCCGCGGGCGACACCCTCGACTCCATCGAGATCATGCGCCCGACGCTCGACGACGTCTTCCTGACCCTGACCGGCCGCAGCCTGCGCGACGCCGAGGCCGGTGCCGACACCGAGGAGGTGTCCGATGAGATTCCTGCGTGAGTCGTACATCGTGTTCCGCCGTCAGCTGCGGATGAACCTGCGCAACCCCGCCTGGGTGCTGATCGGGATCATGCAGCCGGTGATGTATCTGGTCCTGTTCGGGCCGCTGCTGAAACCGCTCGTCGAGCAGTTCCCGGGTGCGGGCGACAACGCCTACACCTTCCTGGTCCCCGGTCTGCTGGTGCAGCTCGGCATGTTCGGCGCGATGTTCGCCGGCTTCGGCCTCATCGGTGAATGGCGCGAAGGCGTCATCGAAGCCGAACGCGTGACCCCGGCCAGCCGGACGGCGCTGCTGTTCGGTCGACTGCTCCGCGATCTGCTGCAGCTCCTGGTGCAGGCGCTGATTCTGGTGGGTCTCGGTTTCGCGATGGGTATGCGCGGGTCGGTGGTCGGCGTGATCATCGGCATCGTCATCACCCTGCTGGTCGGCGGCGCGTGCGCGGCGGCGTCGAACGCCCTGGCGCTCACCACCAAGAGCGAGGACGTGATGGCGCCGGTCCTCAACATGCTGCTGATGCCGATCCTGCTGCTGTCGGGCATTCTGCTGCCGATGACGCTGGGGCCGGCGTGGCTGAAGCGGGTGTCGGACTTCATGCCGTTCCGGTGGATCGTCGACGCGGTGCGGTCGTCCTTCCTGGGCGACATCGCGGCCTCCAGCGTCGGCTGGGGCCTGCTGGCCGCGGTGGTGCTCAGCGCCCTCGGCGGATGGTGGGGGACCAGCGTCTTCCGCAAGGAGAACGCCTGACCCGTAGACGAGAAGGGGCCGGACCATGCGGTCCGGCCCCTTTCGTGTGGGTCGACGACTACAGCGCCTTCGCGTAGTCGAAGTAGTTCGGCGTCACGTCCTCGCGGAGGCGGCTGAGGCGGCGGTAGCTGATCAGCCAGCGACCGTTCTCCTTGCGGTACTCCTCGTGGTAGTGGCCGTAGCCGTGGAGGTGCTCCTCGTGGTCGCCGTTGGTCCACCACAGCTTGTCCTCCATCACCCAGATGCCGGTGGCGGTGGTGTCCGAGGTCAGCGTGATCTCCGGCATGTGGCCGTGGTGCACGGTGGTCACCTTGGTGTCGCCGTCCAGGAAGGTGCTGATGGCCTGGGTCAGCTTCTCCTTGCCGACGATGCGGTTCGAGGTGTCGCCGGTCTTCGGCTGCTTGTCCTCCGGCAGTCCGCCCCAGGTCTCGGAGACCACGTCGTCGGTGTGCAGCGTCGGGTAGATCTCCCACTGCTTGTTGTCCATGCAGCGCAGGCGGGCGCAGAACGTCCGCTTGATCTCCTCGATGGCCTGGAGTTGCTCCGCAATGCTGAGGGTGAGTTCAGAAGTCATGGTCTCAACCTCGCAGCGTCGGACCGGTGGGACAAGGGGATGTTCCAGTGACCGGACGCACTGTCCGGTCACTGGAATCGCGGATTGTCCGGCACGGTGGGCGTGCGAGAGGGTCGAGCCATGATGATCGATGTGATGCCGCTGTGAGTGACGTTCCTGTGACCTCGTTGTTCTCTCCGTTGACCGTGCGGTCGCTTCAGGTCCCGAACCGGATCGTGATGTCGCCGATGACCCGCGAGTACTCGCCGAACGGCGTGCCCGGACCGGACGTCGCCGCGTACTACACCCGCCGCGCGGTCGGCGGGACCGGACTGATCGTGACCGAGGGCGTCGCGATCGACCACCCGAGTGCTGTCGACAGCCCGTCGGTCCCGCGCCTGCACGGCGAGGAGGCGCTCGCCGGGTGGCGCACGGTGGTCGACGACGTCCACGCCGCGGGCGGCCGGATCATTCCGCAGCTCTGGCACGTCGGCCCGCTGTGGGGTGCGATGGCCGACGTCGATCCGGCGGTGCGCCCCATGCGCCCGTCCGGTCTGTGGGGCACTCCCGGCAAGACGGTGTACTCGCAGGAGTACATCGACGCCAGCGCCGTCCCGGTGGCCGCGATGACGCAGGCCGACATCGACGACGTGATCGCCGCCTACGTGCGGTCGGCGCGCAACGCGGTCGAGGTGGGCTTCGACGGCATCGCCATCCATGCCGGGCACGGCTACCTGCTCGACGCGTTCCTCTGGGCCGACACTAACCGTCGGGACGACGAGTGGGGCGGCGACCTGGAGCGGCGCACCCGCTTCCCGGTCGCCGTGGTCCGCGCGATTCGCGCGGAGATCGGCGACGACCTCCCGATCTTCTATCGCTTCTCCCAGCACAAGCAGCAGGACTACTTGGCGCGGATCGCCGACACTCCGGAGGAGTTGGGCGTGATCCTGTGCGCGCTGGCCGACGCCGGCGTCGACGTCTTCGACGCCAGCTGCCGCCGCTTCGACCTGCCCGCGTTCGACGGCAGCCCGCTGACCCTGGCCGGGTGGGCGAAGAAGTTGACCGGTGCGCGGAGCATGGCCGTCGGCAGTGTGGGCCTCACGAAGTCGCTGCGCGACGAGGGCCCCGCGGAGTCGGCCTCCATCGACAACGTCCACGCCCTGCTGGAGTCCGGCGAGATCGACCTCATCGCCGTCGGCCGCCTCCACCTGGCGGACCCGTCCCTGGCGCAGACCCTGCGCGACGGCGACGTCCCGGTCTTCGACCGCGCCGTCCACGAGGCGAGACTGCACTGACAGCGAATCCAAGATCGAACAACAGAATGCCGAGTCGGTGCGCAAGCCCGACAACGGGATTGAGGTCGGGGACGGTCCGGGCAACGAATCAGGAACGCTGAACGATCAGTCGACGATCCCAGCCAAATGCACCGCCAGCGCACCGGGCTCAGCATCGTCCAACCCATCGAACGACGTCACCTTGGGAGCAGGCGGCAGCGTCGCGACGGTGCCCGCGTAGCTCAGGCCGGCACCGAAGCCGAGGATGAGGGCCAGCTCGCCGCCCTTCGCCTTGCCGGTGGCGAGCATCTCCTCGATGGCGAGGGGGATCGACGCGGCGGAGGTGTTGGCGGTGGTCTCGATGTCGTTGGCCATCGGGATGTTCTCGGGGAGACCGAGGTTCTTCTTCATCAGGTCGTTGATGCGCGCGTTGGCCTGGTGAGGGACGAACACCTCGATGTCGTCGGGGCCTGCACCGGACTCGGTGAGCATCTTGGTGAGGGCGCGCGGCAGGGTGACGGCGGCCCAGCGGAAGACGCGCGGGCCCTCCATCTTGATGATCATGCGGCCGACGGGGTCGGTCTCGGGATCCTTGCCCTGGTATTCGACGGCGCGCGCCATGTATTCGACGGTGTCGTGGTTCTGCTTGATCGCTTCGGCGTTCTCGCCGTCGCTGCCGGACACGATGGGCCCGATGCCGTTTACCTCGCTGGGGCCGACCACGACGGCACCGGCGCCGTCGCCGAAGATGAAGCCGGTGCTGCGGTCGCGCGGGTCGAGGCCCACGGACATGGTCTCGACGCCGATGACGACGACGTACTCTGCGCTGCCCGCGCGGATCGCGTCGGCGGCCACCCCGAGGGCGTAGCCGAAGCCGCCGCAGCCTGCGGCGACGTCGAAGGCGGGGATGCCGTTGAGGCCGATGTCGTAGGCGACGATGGGGGCGCCGTGGGGCACGTTCCAGGGCCAGCTGCTGGTGGCCAGGATCAGCATGCCGATCTTCTCGCGGTCGATGCCGGAGTTGATGATCGCGCGGTCAGCGGCGGCGGCCGACATGCTGCGCATGGTCTCGTCGCCACTGATCCACCGGCGGGCTTTGATGCCGCTGCGCTCGTAGATCCACTGGTCGGAGGAGTCCATCACGCGGCAGAGCTGGTCGTTCGTGATCAGACGCTTCGGTCGGTACGCGCCGATGCCGAGCATCGCGATGTTCGTGTGGCCCGAAGGGGTAACCAGAGTCGCCAAGATAATTCGTCCTCGTCGTCACGTCCGGCGTGGGGGTCGCCGGATACTCGCGGGTAATTCTACGTCCGTGTTGCGTGGCCGTCAGCACAGGATGGCCTTGGGGGTGTGGTGCGTCCGTCACGTCGTCTGATGAGACGCTGTCGCGACGTTCTTCTCGCGCGCGCCGAGCGTCATCGCGGCGCCGATCACCGACAGCACCGACCCTGCGATGAACACCAACCAGAACCCGCCGACCGCGGCCACGAGTCCGGCACCGAGCATCGGTCCGATCAGTTGGCCGAGAGCGGCGGACACGTTGACGATGCCGAGGTCGCGCCCGTGGTCCTCCGCGTGGGGCAGCAGGTCGGTGGCGAAGGCGAGGCCCGCGGTCATGAACGCGCCGTATCCGACACCCATCAACGCCGCGGCGACCACCGTCGTGGCGAAGGTCGTGTGCGCGACGATCACCAGTCCCGCGCACGCCTGGATGCAGGCGGCGACCACCGTCAGCGTTCGACGGTGCCCGCGCCGATCGGCGACGAGTCCGAACACGATGGAGCTGGCGACCGTGAAGATCGTGTAGACGACGATCAGGATCAGCAGGTTGTTCTCGGCGTCGTCCTTGGGCTGGTGCAGCCCGTACAGCAGGAAGAACAGGAACAGCGACGTGCCGAGCGCGTTCCCGATGTTGCCGACGAGGCGACCGCCGAGCATCCACCCGAAGTCGCGGTCGCGCAACGACGCCCACCGTCGACCGTCCGGTGACACCAGCTCGACCCGCGGCACGCGCGGATCGGGGAGCCCGAACGATGCCCACGTGCCGACCGCTGCCACCAGCACCGCGAGCACCAGATAGCCGGGGAGCACGTCGAGCCCCAGCACGACGATCGTCCCGACGCCCAGCACGATGCCCAGCGCCTGGGACGAACCGACGGCCGCCGATGCGGTGCCGCGGCGGTCGGGTGGCAGCTGGTCGGGGATCATGGCGGTGAACGCAGCCGAGGCGACGGCGACGGCCGCGGAGACGCCGATCCAGCAGATCGCGACCAGCCACGGCTGATGCGCCAGCCCGGTGAGGACCAGGAAGATCGCCATGCCCCACGAGCCGCCGAGCGCCCACACGCGGCGTCGTGCACCGAGCCACGTGGGAAAGCGTGACCCGTCGGTGCGGTCGGAGGCGGCACCGGCAAGCGGTCCGGCGATGACGCCCACCAACCCGCCGATCCCGAGGATGAGGCCGGAGACGACCACCGAGTGGATCCAGCGGTCGCCGTCGTCGGAGGTCTGCGCGTCCAGCTGCAGGGGGAGGAGCAGCTGCAGCGGTGTCAGCTGCGCCATCCAGATCACCAGCCACGCGAGCGTGAACAGGGTCATCCAGCGGCGGCCGGTCCGGGTCATGCGCGGTTCTCCGCGATGACGCGGCCGTACCAGTCGTACGACGACTTCGGCGTCCGCGCGCCGCTCTCGAAGTCGACGTGCACCAGACCGAAGCGCTGGGTGAAGCCGTCGGCCCACTCGAAGTTGTCGAGCAGCGACCACACCGTGTACTCCTCCACATCGGCGCCCGCCTCGATCGCTTCGCCGACCGCGCGGATGTGGCCGTCGAGGTAGGAGATCCGGTCCACGTCGCAGGGCGACGCCGCCCGGTCGGGTTCGGGGAACGACGCGCCGTTCTCGCTGACGATGAGCGGAGGCAGGCCGGGATAGCGCCGAGCGAAGTCGAGCAGCAGGTCGCGCAGCGCACCCGGGACGATCGGCCACTCGTCGCCGAATCCGGTCACCGGTGCGCCGGGCGTCGGGACGATGTCGAACGGGATCGGGTTGTCCTCGCCGGTCGGCGCGGTGACGGTGGTGGGGTTGTAGAAGTTCACAGCGTAGAAGTCGGGGCGCGCCGAGATGATCTCCATGTCGCCGTCGCGGATCGGCATGGCGAGGCCGAACGCGGACAGATCGGGATATGTGCCGGTGAGGATCGGGTCGGCGAAGATCCGGTTGTGCAGGAGGTCGTAGGCGGTGACGGCCGCGTGGTCGGCGTCGCCGGGACGCAGCGGCAGGACGCGCGTGTGATTGTTGGCGACGCCCACGGCCTCGGCGCCCGCCCCGCGGAGGACCCGGGCCGCCAGCCCGTGCGCCAGCAGCTGATGATGCGCGGTCGGGAGGGCGTCGAACAGCAGGAACTGCCCGGGCGCGAGTTCACCGGTTGCGTACCCCTGCAGCGTGGTCATCGCCGGCTCGTTGATCGTGTACCAGTGCTTCACCCGGTCGCCGAGTCGGTCGACCACCAGCGCGGAGTAGTCGGCGAACCGCTGCGCGGTGTCCCGGGAGAGCCAGCCGCCGGCGTCGTCGACGGCGATCGGCAGGTCCCAGTGGTACAGCGTCGGGAACGGGGTCACCCCCGCGTCCAGGAGTCCGTCGACCAGTCGCGAGTAGTAGTCCAGGCCTGCGGTGTTGGGGCCGCCGGTTCCGTCGGGCTGCACGCGCGTCCACGAGATGGAGAAGCGGTAGCGGTCCAGTCCCAGGTCGGCGGCCAGCGCGACGTCCTCGCGCCAGCGGTGGTAGCTATCGGGGCCGGGCTCGGCAGTGGAGCCGTCGATCACCGTGTTCGGGGCGTCGACCCACCGATCCCAGATCGAGGGGCCGCGGCCGTCCTCGCTGCGAGCGCCTTCGATCTGGAAGGCCGCGGTGGCTGCGGACCAGCGGATCCGTCGCGGCAGGACGGGGACACCTCGATGTCGGATATCGGCAGCGGTCATGGCGGTCGCCCTTCGTCGAAACCTGATTTGATCGAATGATCTACTTCGGTGACATCATGGCGGATCGATGCCCGCTGCGGGAGGAGGTCGCGGAAACTCGCACCGGATTCCGCGGCCTCGGCGTGTCGTGGAACCGGCTTCGCCCCCGCTGCGTCCAAAGAAACGTGGAACTCTCCAGAACGGGTGTCGCCCGCCGCGAAACGGCGGTCGTTCCCGTCCGAAGATCTGACCGTCGTCCGCGGCCTCCCGGTCGTCGATCTGCCTCTGACCGTGCTGCAGGTGGCGTCCGAGCACGCGGACGGCATCGAGATCATGGATCGCGCGCTGCACGAGCGTCGCGTTCACCTGACTGATCTGCGGCGGAGCCTGGAACGCAACGCCGGTGGAGTCGGGATGCAGCGGGCCCGAATGCTGTTGGACGCGGCGGAGGATCCGTCGGAGTCGGAGGCCGAGCGGTTGTTCGCCAGGCTGCTGCGCGAGTACCAGATCGACGGGTGGACCCAGCAGGTCCCCTTCTGCGGGTACCGCCTGGACTTCCGTGGCCCCAGGAGCAGATCGGCGTCGAGATCCACGGCTGGAAGTTCCACAAGCGGCATCGCCGGTGGGACAGGGATCTGAAGAAGGGCAACCGACTGGTGGTGCAGAGCTGGCTGCCGCTGAGTTACAACTGGGCGCGGCTCGTCAACGACCCAGACGGCTGCATGCGGGAGCTGATCGAGGCGCTTGAACTCCGCAGGGCGGTATGACGCACAACAAACTGTGACATTGAGCCGCACAGAGCGGCTCAATGTCACAGTTTGTCGTAGAGCTTCGGCGATCGCCCCCAGCACTCCCCGCTTTCGGGGCCGCTACCAGGCGTGTACGACGTTCTGCGCGGCCTCCAGGCCCTGCTTCACGAGGAGTTCGGCGGCGTCGACGCCGTTCGCGACCAGCAGTTCCACCTCGGCCTTCGCGGCGCTGGGGAAGGGCTTCAACACGAAGTCGGCGGGATCCTGCCTGCCGGGCGGGCGGCCGATGCCGAGCCGGACGCGGAGGTAATCGCGGGTGCCGACGGTCTGGGAGATGGAGCGCAGGCCGTTGTGGCCGCCTTCACCGCCGCCCTGCTTCAGGCGCACCGCGCCGAAGTCGATGTCGAGCTCGTCGTGCAGCACGATCAACTCGTCGGGGCTGACGGAGTAGTACGCCGCCAGCGGGCCGATCTGTCGGCCGGTGACGTTCATGTAGGTCCGTGCCTTCGCGACCATGACCGGCTCGCCGCCGATCCGCACGGTGGCGGTCAGCGCACCGGAGCGCTTGTGCACGGAAAAGCTCTCGCCGTACGAGGAGACTAGGCTGTCGGCGACCATGGCACCGACATTGTGCCTGGTCTTCTCGTAGGCGGGACCGGGGTTACCCAGTCCGACAATGAGTTTCACTCA is part of the Gordonia phthalatica genome and harbors:
- a CDS encoding ATP-binding cassette domain-containing protein, with amino-acid sequence MIHARGLAATFVTGKGKNQREVRAVAGVDLDIAEGEVVGFLGPNGAGKTTTLRMLTTLLRPTAGTATVNGFDVVTESVQVRRSIGYVSQMGSTFSQALAGDEVADHGQLYGMSRRDAVARGKELFSQLQLDGLWDRMPKNMSGGQRRRLDIAMGLIHDPTLVFLDEPTTGLDPQARANLWEHIAKLRTERGATVFLTTHYLDEADALSDRIIIIDNGVIVAADTPENLKSQVSGDLVHLEFTAAGPVAHAAQRLEQVGATEIEAAGFGVRARLRGSAKVIPGLLRDLESAGDTLDSIEIMRPTLDDVFLTLTGRSLRDAEAGADTEEVSDEIPA
- a CDS encoding ABC transporter permease — its product is MRFLRESYIVFRRQLRMNLRNPAWVLIGIMQPVMYLVLFGPLLKPLVEQFPGAGDNAYTFLVPGLLVQLGMFGAMFAGFGLIGEWREGVIEAERVTPASRTALLFGRLLRDLLQLLVQALILVGLGFAMGMRGSVVGVIIGIVITLLVGGACAAASNALALTTKSEDVMAPVLNMLLMPILLLSGILLPMTLGPAWLKRVSDFMPFRWIVDAVRSSFLGDIAASSVGWGLLAAVVLSALGGWWGTSVFRKENA
- a CDS encoding nuclear transport factor 2 family protein, whose product is MTSELTLSIAEQLQAIEEIKRTFCARLRCMDNKQWEIYPTLHTDDVVSETWGGLPEDKQPKTGDTSNRIVGKEKLTQAISTFLDGDTKVTTVHHGHMPEITLTSDTTATGIWVMEDKLWWTNGDHEEHLHGYGHYHEEYRKENGRWLISYRRLSRLREDVTPNYFDYAKAL
- a CDS encoding 12-oxophytodienoate reductase, whose product is MSPMTREYSPNGVPGPDVAAYYTRRAVGGTGLIVTEGVAIDHPSAVDSPSVPRLHGEEALAGWRTVVDDVHAAGGRIIPQLWHVGPLWGAMADVDPAVRPMRPSGLWGTPGKTVYSQEYIDASAVPVAAMTQADIDDVIAAYVRSARNAVEVGFDGIAIHAGHGYLLDAFLWADTNRRDDEWGGDLERRTRFPVAVVRAIRAEIGDDLPIFYRFSQHKQQDYLARIADTPEELGVILCALADAGVDVFDASCRRFDLPAFDGSPLTLAGWAKKLTGARSMAVGSVGLTKSLRDEGPAESASIDNVHALLESGEIDLIAVGRLHLADPSLAQTLRDGDVPVFDRAVHEARLH
- a CDS encoding beta-ketoacyl-ACP synthase 3 codes for the protein MLGIGAYRPKRLITNDQLCRVMDSSDQWIYERSGIKARRWISGDETMRSMSAAAADRAIINSGIDREKIGMLILATSSWPWNVPHGAPIVAYDIGLNGIPAFDVAAGCGGFGYALGVAADAIRAGSAEYVVVIGVETMSVGLDPRDRSTGFIFGDGAGAVVVGPSEVNGIGPIVSGSDGENAEAIKQNHDTVEYMARAVEYQGKDPETDPVGRMIIKMEGPRVFRWAAVTLPRALTKMLTESGAGPDDIEVFVPHQANARINDLMKKNLGLPENIPMANDIETTANTSAASIPLAIEEMLATGKAKGGELALILGFGAGLSYAGTVATLPPAPKVTSFDGLDDAEPGALAVHLAGIVD
- a CDS encoding MFS transporter, producing MTRTGRRWMTLFTLAWLVIWMAQLTPLQLLLPLQLDAQTSDDGDRWIHSVVVSGLILGIGGLVGVIAGPLAGAASDRTDGSRFPTWLGARRRVWALGGSWGMAIFLVLTGLAHQPWLVAICWIGVSAAVAVASAAFTAMIPDQLPPDRRGTASAAVGSSQALGIVLGVGTIVVLGLDVLPGYLVLAVLVAAVGTWASFGLPDPRVPRVELVSPDGRRWASLRDRDFGWMLGGRLVGNIGNALGTSLFLFFLLYGLHQPKDDAENNLLILIVVYTIFTVASSIVFGLVADRRGHRRTLTVVAACIQACAGLVIVAHTTFATTVVAAALMGVGYGAFMTAGLAFATDLLPHAEDHGRDLGIVNVSAALGQLIGPMLGAGLVAAVGGFWLVFIAGSVLSVIGAAMTLGAREKNVATASHQTT
- a CDS encoding GH1 family beta-glucosidase yields the protein MTAADIRHRGVPVLPRRIRWSAATAAFQIEGARSEDGRGPSIWDRWVDAPNTVIDGSTAEPGPDSYHRWREDVALAADLGLDRYRFSISWTRVQPDGTGGPNTAGLDYYSRLVDGLLDAGVTPFPTLYHWDLPIAVDDAGGWLSRDTAQRFADYSALVVDRLGDRVKHWYTINEPAMTTLQGYATGELAPGQFLLFDALPTAHHQLLAHGLAARVLRGAGAEAVGVANNHTRVLPLRPGDADHAAVTAYDLLHNRIFADPILTGTYPDLSAFGLAMPIRDGDMEIISARPDFYAVNFYNPTTVTAPTGEDNPIPFDIVPTPGAPVTGFGDEWPIVPGALRDLLLDFARRYPGLPPLIVSENGASFPEPDRAASPCDVDRISYLDGHIRAVGEAIEAGADVEEYTVWSLLDNFEWADGFTQRFGLVHVDFESGARTPKSSYDWYGRVIAENRA
- the pth gene encoding aminoacyl-tRNA hydrolase; amino-acid sequence: MKLIVGLGNPGPAYEKTRHNVGAMVADSLVSSYGESFSVHKRSGALTATVRIGGEPVMVAKARTYMNVTGRQIGPLAAYYSVSPDELIVLHDELDIDFGAVRLKQGGGEGGHNGLRSISQTVGTRDYLRVRLGIGRPPGRQDPADFVLKPFPSAAKAEVELLVANGVDAAELLVKQGLEAAQNVVHAW